The window AATGCCGACAATCATCCCAACCATACCAATCGGTGTCACTTCGAAAAAGCCTAGTTTATTATAGCCGCGATCAACCAAAAGCTGACTAACAATTAAATTAGGCGGTGAAGCAATTAATGTCATTAGCCCGGATAGACTTGCTACATAAGAAAGAGGCAGCAAAAACTTGGAGGGACTTTCTTTCATACTGATTGCGATACTAACGACAATCGGCATCATTAAAGCTACTGTACCCGTATTACTCATAAAAGCCCCGACAGAGCCAACAATAACCAGTAGTAACACAAATAGTTTCAGCTCACTATCGCCTGACCATTTCAACAATAGCTGCCCTGCCATCCCTGCAAGTCCCGTACGCAATATCCCAGCACCCACGACAAAAAGCCCTGCAATCATTAGAACAACAGAGTTCGAAAAACCAGCTAGCGCCTCCGCTGGCGTTAAAATATCCGTAATAATAAATGCGAGGAGCGACACTATCGCAACCAAATCAGCTCGTACACGATTCGTCATAAATGCAAATATCGTTATTCCTAAAATGATAAATGTTAATGTAAGTTGCAAATCTATTAATTTCCTTTCCATAATGATGACAGTTCTATTCTATACGAAAAAGAGCACAAATAAGTAAATTTCAACCTATTTGCGCTCTTATAATAAAAACAAATGTATAAATCTAGACACAATTTCAGGTAAACGTTGCCGTTTTGAAGGAGTTTAAACCCATTATCATTATGGCAATCTAGACATTTTTTTAGATATCCTATAAACAGTAGCTATATATTTTTTGATTGATTATTTATAGAAGCATGCCATCCTTTACGACAACTTGCCCATTTTTGATGACTGTATGGGTGTGATTCATGCCGTAAAAATATTGTAGTTGCTTATAGTTAGCGACATCGAGCATGATAACATCTGCTTGCTTACCTGCTTCCAGTGAACCAATTTGATCTCCTCGATTAAGAGCATACGCAGCGTTAATAGTCGTCGCTGTTAATACTTCCTCTAACGTCATGCTCATATGCATACAGGCTAGATTCATGATAAATGGCAGGCTCATCGTTGGGGACGAGCCAGGATTAAAATCTGTAGAAATGGCTACAGGTACCCCTTCATCGATCATCAGACGCCCTCTTGCATATGGCGCTCGTAAGAAAAATGCCGTTCCAGGGAGCAATACAGCAATCGTACCTGTAGCTGCCATTTTTTGAATACCTTCATCTGAAGCAACTAGTAAATGCTCTGCGGAAATCGCACCAACTTCAGAGGCTAACTCCGCTCCTTTATAGGGTTCAATTTCATCAGCATGGATTTTAGGTGTTAATGCCAGCGCTTTCCCAGCCTCTAAAATACGGCGGGCTTGCTCTGGTGTAAATACACCTTTTTCACAGAATACATCATTAAACTCTGCAAGCCCTAGTTCAGCCACTTTCGGTAGCATATCACCAACGAGCATATCGACAAATTCATCTTCTCGTCCTTTATAATCATGGGGTACTGCATGAGCGCCCATAAATGTACTCACTATATCTATAGCATGCGTAGCTTGTAGCTTTTTGGCTACCTCTAACTGCTTCTTTTCATTTTCCCAATCCAAGCCATATCCCGATTTTGCCTCGATAGTTGTGATACCATGCTTAAGAAATACATCTAAATGACGCAGCGTCTTTACATACAATTCATCAAAGCTTGCTTCTCTTGTTTGCTTTGTCGTTGCATGAATTCCACCACCTCCATTCATGATGTCCATATAAGTGGCGCCATTTAAGCGCATATTAAACTCCTGCTCGCGCGTACCTCCATGAACTAAATGCGTATGACAATCGACGAGCCCAGGCATAACGACCTTTCCCGTTGCATCTATAACCTCTGCCTCTTTTATTAAATCAGGGTAGTCTACTTCCAACTGCGCGATGGTTCCAATTGCAACAATACGATTTTTTTCTATTAAAACACTGCCATGTGGGACTATTGCAATATCTCGCATCTGTTCTTTTATGCGAGGACCTTGCGCTACACTTTTCAAGGTAATGACTTCATTGGCATTTTTTATTAAAATGGTCACTTCACATCATCCCTTTGCTTTAACATAGGCATATGCACACCTTTTTCCTTTGCCGTATTGATGGCGATGTCATAACCAGCATCTGCATGACGTACGACTCCTAACCCCGGATCAGCTATTAATACCCGATCAATCTTCTCTGAAGCAAGCTGTGAGCCATCCGCTACTAATACTTGACCAGCATGCTGCGAGAATCCCATTCCTACGCCGCCACCATG of the Lysinibacillus fusiformis genome contains:
- the hutI gene encoding imidazolonepropionase, with the protein product MTILIKNANEVITLKSVAQGPRIKEQMRDIAIVPHGSVLIEKNRIVAIGTIAQLEVDYPDLIKEAEVIDATGKVVMPGLVDCHTHLVHGGTREQEFNMRLNGATYMDIMNGGGGIHATTKQTREASFDELYVKTLRHLDVFLKHGITTIEAKSGYGLDWENEKKQLEVAKKLQATHAIDIVSTFMGAHAVPHDYKGREDEFVDMLVGDMLPKVAELGLAEFNDVFCEKGVFTPEQARRILEAGKALALTPKIHADEIEPYKGAELASEVGAISAEHLLVASDEGIQKMAATGTIAVLLPGTAFFLRAPYARGRLMIDEGVPVAISTDFNPGSSPTMSLPFIMNLACMHMSMTLEEVLTATTINAAYALNRGDQIGSLEAGKQADVIMLDVANYKQLQYFYGMNHTHTVIKNGQVVVKDGMLL